In one window of Caballeronia sp. TF1N1 DNA:
- the rpsG gene encoding 30S ribosomal protein S7 codes for MPRRREVPKREVLPDPKFGNVDVAKFMNVLMLSGKKSVAERIVYGAFEQIQTKGGKDPLEVFTVALNNVKPVVEVKSRRVGGANYQVPVEVRPSRRMALAMRWLREAAKKRSEKSMALRLAGELSEAAEGRGGAMKKRDEVHRMAEANKAFSHFRF; via the coding sequence ATGCCGCGTCGTCGCGAAGTCCCCAAGCGGGAAGTGTTGCCGGACCCGAAATTCGGCAACGTAGATGTAGCCAAGTTCATGAACGTGCTGATGCTCTCAGGCAAGAAGTCGGTTGCCGAGCGTATCGTGTACGGCGCTTTTGAACAGATCCAGACCAAGGGTGGCAAGGACCCGCTGGAAGTGTTCACGGTTGCGCTCAACAACGTGAAGCCGGTGGTCGAAGTGAAGAGCCGTCGCGTTGGTGGTGCCAACTACCAGGTTCCGGTCGAAGTGCGTCCCTCGCGTCGTATGGCATTGGCGATGCGTTGGTTGCGTGAAGCCGCGAAGAAGCGCAGCGAAAAGTCGATGGCCCTGCGTCTTGCAGGCGAACTCTCCGAAGCGGCAGAAGGCCGTGGCGGCGCGATGAAGAAGCGCGACGAAGTTCACCGCATGGCAGAGGCCAACAAGGCATTCTCGCATTTCCGTTTCTAA
- the rpsL gene encoding 30S ribosomal protein S12: MPTINQLVRKGRTSETTKSKSPALQDCPQRRGVCTRVYTTTPKKPNSALRKVAKVRLTNGFEVISYIGGEGHNLQEHSVVLIRGGRVKDLPGVRYHMVRGSLDTQGVKDRKQARSKYGAKRAKAGK; this comes from the coding sequence ATGCCAACCATCAATCAATTGGTTCGCAAAGGCCGCACGTCGGAAACGACGAAGAGCAAGTCGCCGGCCCTGCAGGACTGCCCCCAGCGTCGTGGCGTGTGCACTCGCGTGTACACCACGACGCCTAAGAAGCCGAACTCGGCACTTCGTAAGGTTGCGAAGGTTCGCCTGACGAACGGTTTCGAAGTTATTTCGTACATCGGTGGTGAAGGCCACAACCTGCAAGAACACTCGGTCGTGCTGATTCGCGGCGGTCGTGTCAAGGACTTGCCGGGTGTGCGTTACCACATGGTTCGCGGCTCGCTGGATACCCAGGGCGTCAAGGATCGTAAGCAAGCTCGCTCGAAGTACGGTGCGAAGCGCGCCAAGGCTGGCAAGTAA